The following proteins are co-located in the Pyrobaculum calidifontis JCM 11548 genome:
- the pstS gene encoding phosphate ABC transporter substrate-binding protein PstS: MQMNTKLIVATIVAVVVIAAAIALLWQRPPPAGQPTAPPQATQKTQTTTGQQTTPPPQTTTQTQTTTKVTTTSAQTTTERVPWAGLKGDILGGGSTFVNPQMQKWSRDFLAATKGGVRVNYQSIGSGAGAAQFIAGKLDFGASDVPMPRDRYLNISGKFVQFPVVIGSIVVVYNVPEIAFEKTGKYLRLTGDVIADIYMGKIEKWCDERIKQLNPDLADKLPCRDIIGVHRSDGSGTTAAFTLWLSKVSREWNSTVGWGYTVKWPRDDLGLGIGAKGNEGVAKAVLDTPYSIGYIEYAYWWANKKTYDQKGGVAELYNRNDGQWHLPSVESVQLGASSGLQRVAQKLGRYPDPREDWNPISIEFSDPPKGYPIMAFVYVFLWTDYPQDKAQLLRGFFYWVLTEGQKPEHIVEGYIPLPKELAEIGLKALELVK, from the coding sequence ATGCAAATGAACACAAAACTAATAGTGGCGACAATCGTCGCAGTGGTAGTAATCGCCGCGGCGATAGCCCTACTATGGCAACGACCTCCACCAGCTGGGCAACCAACTGCGCCACCACAAGCCACACAAAAAACACAGACAACAACAGGGCAACAGACTACGCCACCTCCACAGACAACTACGCAGACTCAGACGACGACGAAAGTGACGACTACGTCGGCGCAGACCACCACCGAGAGGGTGCCGTGGGCAGGGCTTAAGGGAGATATATTGGGCGGAGGGTCTACCTTTGTCAATCCGCAGATGCAGAAGTGGAGCCGGGACTTCTTGGCAGCTACCAAGGGCGGCGTTAGAGTGAACTACCAGTCCATTGGCTCCGGCGCGGGGGCTGCTCAGTTCATCGCCGGGAAGTTGGACTTCGGCGCATCTGACGTCCCCATGCCGAGGGACCGCTACCTCAACATCAGCGGGAAATTCGTCCAATTCCCCGTGGTAATAGGCTCGATAGTCGTAGTGTACAACGTGCCAGAGATAGCCTTCGAAAAAACCGGCAAATACCTCCGCCTCACCGGCGACGTAATAGCAGACATCTACATGGGCAAGATCGAGAAGTGGTGCGACGAGAGGATAAAACAGCTCAACCCAGACTTGGCGGACAAGCTCCCGTGCAGAGACATAATTGGGGTACACCGGTCAGACGGCTCTGGGACAACAGCAGCCTTCACCCTCTGGCTAAGCAAAGTAAGCCGGGAGTGGAACTCCACAGTGGGCTGGGGCTACACTGTGAAGTGGCCTAGAGACGACCTAGGCCTCGGCATAGGCGCCAAAGGAAACGAGGGGGTGGCCAAGGCCGTGTTAGACACGCCCTACTCCATTGGCTACATCGAGTACGCCTACTGGTGGGCCAATAAGAAGACGTACGACCAAAAGGGCGGCGTCGCCGAGCTTTACAACAGAAACGACGGCCAGTGGCATCTGCCCAGCGTGGAGTCTGTGCAATTGGGCGCATCCTCGGGGCTTCAGCGCGTTGCCCAAAAGCTAGGCCGCTACCCAGACCCCAGAGAGGATTGGAACCCCATATCCATCGAATTCAGCGACCCGCCCAAGGGCTACCCCATCATGGCCTTCGTCTACGTCTTCCTCTGGACAGACTACCCCCAGGACAAGGCCCAGCTTCTACGCGGCTTCTTCTACTGGGTATTGACAGAGGGGCAGAAGCCCGAGCACATTGTGGAGGGCTACATACCCCTGCCCAAGGAGCTGGCGGAGATAGGGCTCAAGGCCCTAGAACTAGTTAAATAA
- a CDS encoding PhoU domain-containing protein — protein MRRRVSVVRGSYVIYLPKEWAVEVGVDEAREVFVVRDGRVLLVFPVSESSVELVVRDRAVAEKAFLAAYIAGFDRVVVRGSGEVLERVVSLARFYGAAVVEQGAGYVVLKIVDSEVDLAVLVRRMFNVFMNYMLDHVAYAEKPDVRLLEAVDDEVDKLRHVVERRCTKAPSRSCTQYVLIARYIERAADHLVEYAKLSPNRSVARELYEAASRVAEAQGDVEKVLRALASVKSLSTRLQYSGEDVSILHVVRILDYLEDVLEEFIDLSLLDAERVEL, from the coding sequence GTGCGTAGGAGGGTGTCTGTTGTCCGTGGTTCATATGTGATTTATCTGCCTAAGGAGTGGGCTGTGGAGGTGGGGGTTGACGAGGCTAGGGAGGTCTTTGTTGTCCGGGATGGGAGGGTGTTGCTGGTGTTTCCCGTCTCTGAGTCCTCGGTGGAGCTTGTGGTGAGGGACCGCGCTGTGGCCGAGAAGGCCTTTCTGGCGGCGTATATAGCTGGGTTTGACCGAGTGGTGGTGAGGGGGTCTGGGGAAGTTTTGGAGCGGGTGGTGTCGTTGGCTAGGTTTTACGGCGCGGCGGTGGTGGAGCAGGGGGCCGGCTACGTGGTTTTAAAAATAGTGGACTCAGAGGTGGACTTGGCGGTGTTGGTGCGGCGCATGTTTAACGTCTTTATGAACTATATGCTGGATCACGTGGCGTATGCCGAGAAGCCCGACGTGAGGCTTCTAGAGGCCGTGGACGACGAGGTTGACAAACTGCGCCACGTGGTAGAGAGGAGGTGTACAAAGGCCCCTTCGCGTAGTTGTACTCAGTACGTGTTAATTGCCAGGTACATTGAGCGAGCCGCCGACCACCTCGTGGAGTATGCCAAGCTGTCTCCTAACAGGTCTGTGGCCAGGGAGTTGTACGAGGCGGCGTCTAGGGTGGCGGAGGCGCAGGGAGACGTGGAGAAGGTCCTCAGAGCGCTTGCGTCGGTTAAGTCCCTCTCCACGCGCCTCCAGTACTCTGGCGAAGACGTTAGTATACTGCACGTGGTCAGGATCTTGGACTACTTGGAGGACGTCTTGGAGGAGTTTATAGACCTGTCTCTGCTAGACGCCGAGAGGGTGGAGCTCTAG
- a CDS encoding amidophosphoribosyltransferase, which yields MCGIGGAWGPEAARLVLAMEPWLLHRGHEGVGYAYLRNGELKLGRPPEDAEAAVIHTRYSTTGPYQQALQPVLAKHRDMELALVFNGTIVNYRRLDPKAKFDGEALAKALAREVWELGLEQGVASVYAKLVGAASLIALTHEGILTVRDVRGIRPLAVKQHGGSFAAASETVALDGGLELAPGTAVFYGRRIATWKVAEEPAQRLCALEYVYFAHFASELGGKSVYAVRRELGRALAEAEEVADAIDVVTYVPETARVIAEAYASALGKPLVEAVVKSRFAGRIFISPPHARSPATAFKVLRGHVEGRGVALVDDSLIRGTNIRAVVKMLREVGAREVHVRIASPPVKWPCFFGMDFQTRRELAAYARSVEAVRHLVGADTLAYLPLDKFRQILGGAVCYACFTGEYPVAIDVEETERELARAPPSRRLAETGL from the coding sequence ATGTGCGGCATAGGCGGCGCCTGGGGCCCAGAGGCGGCGCGCTTGGTGTTAGCCATGGAGCCCTGGCTACTACACAGAGGGCACGAGGGCGTGGGCTACGCCTATCTGCGAAACGGAGAGCTCAAGCTGGGCCGCCCCCCCGAGGACGCTGAAGCCGCCGTAATTCACACGAGGTACAGCACCACCGGCCCCTACCAGCAGGCCCTCCAGCCCGTCTTAGCCAAGCACAGAGACATGGAACTCGCCCTAGTGTTCAACGGCACCATCGTGAACTACAGGCGGCTAGACCCAAAGGCCAAATTCGACGGCGAGGCCTTGGCCAAGGCCCTGGCGAGGGAGGTCTGGGAGCTGGGGCTTGAGCAAGGCGTGGCGTCAGTGTATGCAAAGCTTGTGGGCGCCGCCTCCCTCATTGCCTTGACCCACGAGGGGATTCTCACGGTGAGAGACGTGAGGGGGATTAGGCCTTTGGCGGTGAAGCAACACGGCGGGAGCTTCGCCGCGGCGTCTGAGACTGTGGCGCTGGACGGCGGGCTGGAGCTGGCCCCGGGAACTGCTGTGTTCTACGGCAGGAGGATAGCCACGTGGAAAGTGGCGGAGGAGCCGGCACAGAGGCTGTGCGCCCTTGAGTACGTGTACTTCGCCCACTTCGCCAGCGAGCTCGGGGGCAAGTCGGTGTACGCAGTGCGGAGGGAGCTGGGGCGGGCCTTAGCGGAGGCGGAGGAAGTTGCCGACGCAATAGACGTGGTGACGTACGTGCCCGAGACAGCGCGCGTAATAGCCGAGGCGTACGCCTCGGCCCTGGGGAAGCCGCTAGTGGAGGCGGTGGTAAAAAGCCGCTTTGCAGGCCGCATATTCATATCGCCGCCTCACGCAAGAAGCCCAGCCACCGCCTTCAAAGTGCTGAGGGGGCACGTGGAGGGGAGGGGCGTGGCCCTTGTAGACGACTCACTGATAAGAGGCACAAACATAAGGGCTGTTGTGAAAATGCTGAGGGAGGTCGGGGCGCGGGAGGTGCATGTCAGAATAGCCTCGCCCCCCGTGAAGTGGCCCTGCTTCTTCGGCATGGACTTTCAAACCCGCCGCGAGCTCGCGGCATACGCCAGGTCGGTAGAGGCAGTGAGGCACCTCGTCGGCGCAGACACGCTGGCCTACCTCCCCCTGGACAAGTTTAGACAAATCCTCGGCGGGGCCGTGTGTTACGCCTGCTTCACTGGGGAGTACCCAGTGGCCATAGACGTAGAAGAGACGGAGAGGGAGCTGGCTAGAGCTCCACCCTCTCGGCGTCTAGCAGAGACAGGTCTATAA
- the purL gene encoding phosphoribosylformylglycinamidine synthase subunit PurL, with amino-acid sequence MALTAAELEAIRRGLGRGPTPVELALFTAHWSEHCAYKSTRGRLSRLPSKAPWVVKGPGTDAPLVEVAPGLYVTFKIESHNHPSAVDPYNGAATGVGGIIRDILTVGAKPIALLVNLHFGPPQDAHAKWIAQGVVRGISDYGNRVGVPVVGGETWFDEDFTYTPIVLATCVGVVSAEDVPRGGVEAGDLFIVVGSGADKSGLGGSAFASKTLTEEEDLGAVQVADPLMGKRLIDLVQEARQCVKYIKDLGGGGLATAAAELAHWFGLGLEIDLDKIHMSDAEMGPAEVLISETQERLVLVTSEGQLPCLKALFEKYDVPYSVVGRFTEGGRLVFKWRGEVVGDVPVELAANAPVLEWPTRPYKAKPLPDLPQPPLDKAIDAVLSSPNVAKKAAIYERFDFDVGVRTVVKPGEGDAAVLKLLELGDVGIVVKGDANPRYTYLSPRLGAANAFVKAYRNVVVARGIPLAAVDSINLGSPARPEVYWQFVEAVEGLAEAAEALGVPIVGGKVSLYNEYLDKPIKPVVAVVVLGKIDDVGKAAKATWEAGDGIYLWGVTKAEVGGSEYLYRIFGEVAGEPPAVDYAVEKEILRLVGTWRPRKATDVGLGGLAAALAKMAVNSGVGADVDICKAPAETTRLDFLLFSESNGRFITAGEEGPGVKIGEAEGEKLRLRCGGTLLYKRKVEELRELMALRL; translated from the coding sequence ATGGCCCTCACCGCGGCTGAGCTTGAGGCCATTAGGAGGGGGCTTGGGAGAGGGCCCACGCCGGTGGAGCTCGCCCTATTCACCGCGCATTGGTCAGAGCACTGCGCGTATAAGTCGACGAGGGGGAGGCTGTCGCGCCTCCCCTCTAAGGCGCCGTGGGTGGTAAAGGGCCCTGGCACAGACGCGCCGCTTGTGGAAGTGGCCCCCGGCCTATATGTCACGTTTAAGATAGAGTCCCACAACCACCCAAGCGCCGTAGATCCCTACAACGGCGCCGCGACGGGGGTCGGCGGCATTATACGCGACATATTGACAGTGGGGGCCAAGCCCATAGCCCTCTTGGTAAACCTCCATTTCGGCCCCCCGCAGGACGCACACGCCAAGTGGATCGCCCAGGGAGTCGTCAGAGGGATCTCCGACTATGGGAACAGAGTGGGCGTGCCCGTGGTAGGCGGCGAGACGTGGTTTGACGAAGACTTCACTTACACCCCCATTGTCTTAGCCACTTGCGTGGGGGTCGTGAGTGCAGAGGATGTGCCCAGAGGCGGCGTAGAGGCAGGGGACCTCTTCATCGTAGTGGGCTCCGGCGCCGATAAGAGCGGCCTCGGAGGCTCGGCCTTCGCCAGCAAGACGCTGACGGAAGAAGAGGACTTGGGCGCAGTGCAAGTGGCAGACCCCCTCATGGGGAAGAGGCTCATAGACCTCGTGCAAGAGGCTCGGCAGTGCGTAAAATACATAAAGGACCTAGGCGGCGGCGGGCTTGCAACGGCTGCGGCTGAGCTGGCCCATTGGTTCGGCCTAGGGCTTGAGATAGACCTCGACAAAATACATATGTCAGATGCGGAGATGGGCCCCGCCGAGGTTTTAATAAGCGAGACACAAGAGCGGCTGGTACTTGTGACGTCTGAGGGCCAGCTACCCTGCCTCAAGGCGCTGTTTGAGAAATACGACGTGCCATACTCAGTGGTCGGCCGCTTCACCGAGGGGGGCAGACTCGTCTTCAAGTGGAGGGGAGAGGTCGTGGGAGATGTGCCAGTGGAGCTGGCCGCCAACGCCCCCGTGCTGGAGTGGCCCACGAGGCCCTACAAGGCCAAGCCTCTCCCCGACCTTCCCCAGCCCCCGTTAGACAAGGCCATAGACGCCGTCCTCTCGTCGCCTAACGTGGCCAAGAAGGCGGCGATATATGAGCGCTTCGACTTCGACGTGGGGGTGAGGACCGTCGTCAAGCCGGGCGAGGGAGACGCCGCAGTGTTAAAGCTGTTGGAGCTAGGCGACGTGGGGATTGTGGTCAAAGGCGACGCCAACCCCCGCTACACATACCTCAGCCCCAGGCTGGGCGCCGCCAACGCCTTTGTAAAAGCGTATCGCAACGTGGTAGTGGCGAGGGGCATCCCCCTAGCCGCGGTAGACTCCATAAACTTGGGAAGTCCCGCCAGGCCCGAGGTCTATTGGCAGTTTGTAGAGGCTGTGGAAGGCCTCGCAGAGGCGGCGGAGGCGCTTGGAGTGCCCATCGTGGGGGGCAAAGTCAGCCTCTACAACGAGTATTTGGACAAGCCCATAAAGCCGGTGGTGGCCGTGGTGGTGCTCGGGAAAATAGACGACGTGGGCAAGGCGGCTAAGGCGACGTGGGAAGCAGGAGATGGGATATACCTCTGGGGAGTCACAAAGGCAGAGGTGGGCGGCAGCGAGTATTTGTACAGGATATTCGGCGAAGTGGCTGGGGAGCCGCCGGCGGTGGACTACGCAGTGGAGAAAGAGATCTTGCGCCTCGTCGGGACGTGGAGGCCCAGGAAGGCCACTGATGTGGGGCTGGGAGGCCTCGCCGCCGCCTTAGCGAAAATGGCGGTGAACAGCGGCGTAGGCGCCGACGTAGACATATGCAAGGCGCCTGCCGAGACCACTCGCCTCGACTTCCTCCTCTTCTCTGAGTCCAACGGGCGGTTTATCACAGCGGGGGAGGAGGGGCCGGGGGTAAAAATAGGCGAGGCGGAGGGCGAGAAGCTGAGGCTGAGGTGCGGGGGCACTCTCTTGTACAAGAGGAAGGTGGAAGAGCTGAGGGAGCTTATGGCGCTGAGGCTTTAA
- a CDS encoding phosphoribosylformylglycinamidine synthase subunit PurS produces MRYVVYLNVTYKPTIREPEGETISRELLARLGYSVEVRAGKCLALYLEASSPEEAAAKALEVAKAARLGNPNVHVVEVLKVAPA; encoded by the coding sequence GTGAGATACGTCGTCTACCTAAACGTGACGTATAAGCCCACGATAAGGGAGCCCGAGGGGGAGACAATTTCAAGGGAGCTCCTCGCCAGGCTTGGATACAGCGTAGAGGTTAGGGCTGGGAAGTGCCTGGCCCTCTACTTGGAGGCCTCTTCTCCCGAGGAGGCGGCGGCTAAGGCGCTTGAGGTGGCCAAGGCGGCTAGGCTGGGGAACCCCAACGTCCACGTGGTCGAGGTGCTCAAGGTGGCGCCGGCATGA
- the purQ gene encoding phosphoribosylformylglycinamidine synthase I has product MIVVGVLKFPGTNGDFDVLRALELAGLRGEVVWYKDYRSGVYDAVVLAGGFSYGDRLRAGAIAAATEAVERLRVDVERGVPVLGICNGFQILTEAGLLPGALVPNDPPGFVSRWIRVRVVDNETPFTLLYQRGEVVYMPMAHAEGRYIPTGPYRAAFKYVDNPNGSVDDVAGVAVGNVLGLMPHPERAVGPHVSRGGVGGLKLWLSLKQWLKT; this is encoded by the coding sequence ATGATCGTCGTAGGGGTGTTGAAGTTTCCGGGGACAAACGGCGACTTCGACGTTTTAAGGGCCTTGGAGCTGGCGGGGCTTAGGGGGGAGGTGGTGTGGTATAAAGACTACAGGTCGGGGGTATACGACGCGGTGGTGCTGGCTGGGGGGTTCAGCTACGGGGATAGGCTGAGGGCTGGGGCCATAGCCGCGGCTACTGAGGCAGTGGAGAGACTGAGGGTCGACGTGGAGAGGGGGGTACCCGTCTTGGGCATATGCAACGGCTTTCAGATATTGACTGAGGCGGGCCTCCTCCCGGGGGCTCTCGTGCCCAACGACCCGCCGGGCTTTGTAAGCAGGTGGATTAGGGTGAGGGTTGTGGACAACGAGACGCCCTTCACCCTCCTCTACCAGAGGGGGGAGGTGGTGTACATGCCCATGGCCCATGCGGAGGGCCGCTATATACCCACGGGGCCCTACCGGGCCGCCTTTAAGTATGTGGACAACCCCAACGGCTCTGTAGACGACGTGGCAGGAGTCGCCGTGGGGAATGTGCTGGGCCTAATGCCTCACCCAGAGCGCGCCGTGGGCCCCCACGTGTCGAGGGGAGGCGTCGGGGGGCTAAAGCTCTGGCTAAGCCTCAAGCAGTGGCTAAAGACCTAG
- a CDS encoding HAD-IIB family hydrolase yields MSIALFTDLDGTLTPPERGRGELPREVDEALRELAKLIPVAVVTTKECSLATARVPYAAAYACINGAEVKAGGYVAVAEDLNPEALVHVAKAAERLDAYVEVKRTTFGSPAGLTIDWRGAGRQPAGLDAVVAEAERRGLTVLKYGGHPFVDIYATKRDKGDAVRLLRALLGVSHVVYMGDSENDIPAWKAADVKILVRHKYNAHLSVEGAIPIPQEELPNYLRQVANNIKTSL; encoded by the coding sequence GTGTCAATTGCTCTGTTCACAGACCTAGATGGGACGCTGACGCCCCCGGAGAGGGGGAGGGGGGAGTTGCCCAGGGAAGTAGACGAGGCGTTGCGAGAACTGGCCAAGCTAATCCCAGTGGCCGTCGTCACCACTAAGGAGTGCTCACTGGCTACGGCGAGAGTGCCTTACGCCGCAGCGTATGCATGCATAAACGGCGCAGAGGTGAAGGCAGGGGGTTACGTGGCGGTGGCAGAAGACTTAAACCCCGAGGCCCTAGTCCACGTGGCCAAGGCCGCAGAAAGGCTCGACGCGTACGTAGAAGTTAAGAGGACTACCTTCGGCTCGCCGGCCGGTCTCACCATCGACTGGAGAGGCGCCGGCAGACAGCCGGCGGGCCTAGACGCGGTGGTCGCCGAGGCGGAGAGGAGGGGGCTCACAGTGTTGAAATACGGCGGCCATCCCTTCGTGGACATATACGCCACGAAGAGAGACAAGGGAGACGCAGTGCGCCTCTTGAGGGCCCTTCTGGGAGTTTCACACGTCGTGTACATGGGCGACAGCGAAAACGACATCCCGGCATGGAAGGCCGCTGACGTAAAGATCTTGGTGAGACACAAGTACAACGCCCACTTATCCGTAGAAGGCGCCATACCTATCCCACAAGAGGAGCTGCCAAACTACCTCCGACAGGTGGCCAATAACATAAAGACGTCACTGTAA
- a CDS encoding thiaminase II/PqqC family protein produces MTSIIEAVRKEVEHLNREIAKAVERPSWEMLRRFVQNQLYIVPHDLKALSVAMAKARAPDEYTFVKMLVDGDYAAYNALLKLAEELRVEFRWRDIDPAAVAYTHFLSWLALHGTLGDLAVALVVNLPVWGANCLKLAEWARANGVKHVEFLEIFKGPYHELERLAEEVARRYEDMEKYIYVAKAIQRYELDFWRAIASSI; encoded by the coding sequence ATGACAAGCATAATTGAGGCAGTGAGAAAAGAGGTCGAACATTTGAATAGAGAGATTGCCAAGGCAGTGGAGAGGCCCAGCTGGGAGATGCTGAGGCGGTTTGTCCAAAACCAGCTCTACATAGTCCCCCACGACCTAAAGGCGCTTTCCGTGGCCATGGCCAAGGCCCGCGCCCCCGACGAGTATACGTTTGTAAAAATGTTGGTAGACGGAGACTACGCCGCGTACAACGCCTTGCTAAAGCTGGCCGAGGAGCTCCGCGTAGAGTTTCGGTGGCGCGACATAGATCCAGCCGCCGTAGCCTACACCCACTTCCTCTCCTGGCTAGCCCTCCACGGCACATTGGGCGACTTGGCGGTGGCCCTAGTGGTAAATCTCCCCGTGTGGGGGGCGAACTGCCTAAAGCTGGCAGAGTGGGCCAGGGCCAACGGCGTAAAACACGTGGAATTCCTAGAGATATTCAAAGGGCCCTACCATGAACTCGAACGCCTAGCCGAGGAGGTGGCGAGGCGGTACGAAGACATGGAGAAGTACATCTACGTGGCCAAGGCCATTCAGCGCTACGAGCTGGACTTTTGGCGGGCCATTGCGTCAAGTATATAA